From a region of the Osmia lignaria lignaria isolate PbOS001 chromosome 1, iyOsmLign1, whole genome shotgun sequence genome:
- the HDAC6 gene encoding histone deacetylase 6 isoform X4 yields the protein MMQFMYILLSQIAVGSTINLVESICKGYVQNGMAVIRPPGHHAMKSEYCGYCFFNNVAIAAENALRNDLANKILIVDWDVHHGQATQQMFYDDPRVIYFSIHRYENGEFWPNLRESDFHFVGDGLGEGYNFNIPLNKTGMTNADYLAIFQQVLLPVAYEFQPDLILVSAGYDAALGCPEGEMLVTPACYAHLLSSLLCLASGKVAVILEGGYCLKSLAESAALTLRTLLGDPCPMLQNLELPSIGIRDTILNVIYAHKPYWKCYQYQDSYSINSTINNKEENVNQHLPVVIFRGSSVKPEIYETRNCYPVQSKETIEAIEKQLNTLIQSTNLSKAPNKVCVVYDERMLKHHDISDDSHPEKPNRISVIYKKFQKYNLLERCYVQQGRSATIEELLLIHSQEYIDKIKNTDNLKTKELYKQATSYNSVYLHPDTWTSACVSTGSLLQVVDSVLNGESQSGVAIVRPPGHHAEQDAACGFCIFNNISVAAKYAIEFHHVKRVLIVDWDVHHGNGTQSVFEEDPKVLYISVHRYDNGGFFPNSKRGNYTHVGSGPGEGFNVNIPWNKKGMGDAEYIAAFQQAVMPIAYQFNPELILVSAGFDACIGDPLGGCFVTPEMYGHLTHWLSSLANGRIILSLEGGYNINSIAHAMTICTKTLLDDPLPMLESNQIPCTSAINTINNVLKTQKQYWLNLMFNLSLPKEKVLPQAEIPGIKTNGEETKHSESKIALEEIESEKLELKLSIDKNCVTDEEILKLQNEVENIKIRNSLYDDTSKKTEKIHNNSINMQAINNVKVSECTKKCINQDGKKGLPPQNFPNSASGSDNEQGDRAAAQSSTNINLYDYLSENLQALVAGEMFAVVPLRECPHLNSVSDVPASGIDVHLPCAECGSNVENWICLQCYTVHCARNINQHGILHAEEMEHPLALSFSDLSVWCYRCEAYIDNPRLFAARNAAHQSKFNEELPWTYSEN from the exons ATGATGCAATTTATGTACATCCT ATTATCCCAGATAGCTGTGGGTTCAACAATAAACTTAGTGGAAAGTATTTGTAAAGGATATGTTCAGAATGGAATGGCTGTTATAAG accaCCTGGGCATCATGCAATGAAATCAGAATATTGTGGATATTGTTTTTTCAATAATGTTGCAATTGCTGCTGAGAATGCTTTGAGAAATGATTTAGCtaacaaaattttaatcgtTGATTGGGATGTACATCATGGACAAGCAACTCAACAAATGTTTTATGATGATCCACG agtaatttatttttccattcatCGTTACGAGAACGGTGAATTTTGGCCGAATCTTAGAGAGTCTGATTTCCATTTTGTTGGAGATGGCTTAGGAGAAGGATACAACTTCAATATACCACTTAATAAAACTGGTATGACCAATGCTGATTATTTAGCCATATTTCAACAAGTTTTATTGCCAGTAGCCTATGAG TTTCAACCAGATCTCATATTAGTGTCAGCTGGTTATGATGCAGCTTTGGGCTGTCCAGAG GGTGAAATGTTGGTGACCCCTGCATGTTATGCGCATCTTTTGTCATCTTTATTGTGTCTGGCCTCTGGAAAAGTTGCTGTTATATTAGAG GGTGGTTATTGCTTAAAATCATTAGCTGAAAGTGCGGCATTAACATTACGTACTTTATTAGGTGATCCATGCCCTATGTTACAAAATCTTGAACTACCTTCAATAGG tatacgtgatacaattttaaatgtaatttatgcACATAAACCATACTGGAAGTGTTATCAATACCAAGATTCATACAGTATTAAtagtacaataaataataagGAAGAAAACGTTAATCAGCATTTACCTGTAGTTATATTCAG gGGAAGTAGTGTTAAACCGGAAATATATGAAACAAGAAATTGTTATCCAGTTCAAAGCAAAGAAACTATTGAAGCAATAGAAAAACAATTGAATACATTAATACAAT cCACCAATTTATCTAAAGCACCAAATAAAGTATGTGTCGTTTATGATGAGAGAATGTTAAAACATCATGATATATCTGATGATAGCCATCCAGAAAAACCAAACCGTATTAGTgtaatatacaaaaaatttcaaaaatataatttacttgAACGATGTTATGTACAGCAG GGACGAAGTGCAACAATAGAAGAATTATTATTGATTCATTCACAAGAGTACatagataaaataaagaatacagataatttaaaaacaaaggaATTATATAAACAAGCAACAAGCTACAATTCGGTTTATCTGCATCCTGACACTTGGACAAGTGCCTGTGTATCTACTGGATCGTTATTACAAGTAGTGGATAGTGTATTAAATGGAGAGAGTCAATCTGGTGTTGCTATTGTAAGGCCTCCAGGGCATCATGCGGAACAAGATGCAGCATGTGGTTTCTGCATCTTCAACAATATTTCTGTAGCTGCTAAATATGCCATAGAATTTCATCATGTAAAAAG GGTACTAATAGTGGATTGGGATGTACACCATGGTAATGGAACTCAATCAGTATTTGAGGAAGATCCAAAAGTTCTTTATATATCTGTCCATCGTTATGACAATGGCGGTTTCTTTCCGAATTCTAAGCGAGGTAATTACACCCACGTTGGTTCTGGACCAGGAGAAGGGTTTAATGTTAACATACCGTGGAACAAG aaAGGAATGGGTGACGCGGAGTATATAGCAGCATTCCAACAAGCAGTAATGCCAATTGCATATCAATTTAATCCAGAATTGATCTTAGTCTCAGCTGGTTTTGATGCATGCATCGGTGATCCTCTTGGAG GTTGTTTTGTAACACCAGAGATGTATGGACATTTAACACACTGGTTATCTTCTTTGGCTAATGGCCGCATTATTCTTAGTCTCGAGGGGGGTTACAACATTAATTCAATCGCGCATGCAATGACTATATGCACGAAAACATTGCTCGATGATCCTTTACCGATGTTAGAAAGTAACCAAATTCCATGTACAAGCGCTATTAATACTATAAATAATGTTCTAAAAACGCAGAAACAATATTGGCTAAATTTGATGTTTAATCTATCTTTACCGAAAGAGAAAGTACTTCCTCAGGCTGAAATACCTGGTATAAAAACAAACGGCGAAGAAACTAAACACTCAGAATCTAAGATAGCGCTGGAGGAAATTGAAAGTGAAAAATTAGAACTGAAACTTTCAATTGATAAAAATTGTGTGACAGATGAAgagatattaaaattacaaaatgaagtagagaatattaaaataagaaattcgtTATATGACGATACTTCGAAAAAGACggaaaaaatacataataattcGATAAATATGCAAGCTATTAATAACGTTAAAG tgTCTGAATGTACAAAGAAATGTATAAATCAGGATGGAAAGAAAGGATTGCCTCCGCAAAACTTTCCCAATTCCGCTTCCGGCAGTGATAATGAACAGGGTGACAGAGCAGCTGCACAATCAAGTACCAATATAAATTTATACGATTATCTATCTGAAAATTTGCAA gcATTAGTAGCCGGCGAAATGTTTGCAGTAGTACCTTTACGAGAATGTCCACATCTAAACAGTGTTAGCGATGTTCCAGCTTCAGGGATTGATGTACATTTACCATGTGCAGAATGTGGTAGTAATGTTGAAAATTGGATTTGTCTACAATGTTATACTGTACATTGTGCTCGCAACATTAATCAACACGGTATATTACATGCTGAAGAGATGGAACATCCTTTGGCTTTGAGTTTTAGCGATTTATCGGTTTGGTGTTACCGATGTGAGGCATATATAGATAACCCA CGATTATTTGCGGCACGTAACGCTGCACATCAGAGTAAATTTAATGAAGAATTACCGTGGACATACAGCGAGAACTGA